Proteins encoded by one window of Halobaculum halobium:
- a CDS encoding ferredoxin, translating into MSDLDAEVQTASDFGGDGPPVEEKPYKIIFEANACFGAGKCAEVADNWEMDIASGMAKPKSYYIGEDELEENIRAAEVCPAKKDVGCIHVVDRRTDEELSPDPHGDGTLSVDW; encoded by the coding sequence ATGAGCGACCTCGACGCGGAGGTACAGACCGCCAGCGACTTCGGGGGCGACGGGCCGCCGGTGGAGGAGAAGCCGTACAAGATCATCTTCGAGGCCAACGCCTGCTTCGGCGCGGGCAAGTGCGCGGAGGTCGCGGACAACTGGGAGATGGATATCGCCAGCGGCATGGCGAAGCCGAAGTCGTACTACATCGGCGAGGACGAGTTGGAAGAGAACATCCGCGCGGCGGAGGTGTGTCCCGCGAAGAAGGACGTGGGCTGCATCCACGTCGTCGATCGGCGGACCGACGAGGAGCTGTCGCCGGACCCGCACGGCGACGGAACGTTGAGCGTCGACTGGTGA
- a CDS encoding transcription factor S, with protein MQFCDECGSMMRTEDGVMVCSSCGATADRDEDRAARFVSTEAQTDGDVIETEEGANFEGKPTSDDVVCDECGHTVAWYTIKQTGAADEPPTRFFKCKECGYRWREYN; from the coding sequence ATGCAGTTTTGCGACGAGTGCGGCTCGATGATGCGCACCGAAGACGGGGTGATGGTGTGCTCGTCGTGCGGCGCCACCGCCGACCGCGACGAGGACCGTGCCGCGCGGTTCGTCTCCACCGAGGCCCAGACCGACGGCGACGTGATCGAGACCGAGGAGGGCGCGAACTTCGAAGGGAAACCCACCTCCGACGACGTCGTCTGCGACGAGTGCGGCCACACCGTCGCGTGGTACACGATCAAACAGACCGGCGCCGCCGACGAGCCGCCGACGCGCTTCTTCAAGTGCAAGGAGTGCGGGTACCGCTGGCGCGAGTACAACTGA
- a CDS encoding ABC transporter substrate-binding protein, which translates to MSDTTDETLDAITRRRVLAGAGTASAVGLAGCTGGSGGDESETDAPETSDGESTTAATGGGTLNFAQSKSPLDFDPLKANDVPSLQVVEQLFDSLYTYGEGTELVPKLAAGDPEVNDDATQYVVELREGITFHNGEPITAEDVKYSFLAPGREETNNGSEFTMIDSITVVDERTVQFDLKFAFGPFRHKLAWAPVPKAYREENKDSFNRDPVGSGPFTLESATEGDEVVMERWDEYHGDAPSLERAVFSPVEEPTTRVTTLKNGEFDIVQTVPPKLYSTVESQEGSSVAERQGLGYYYLSFNCNEGPTADPKVREAIDYAVSMDQAVENYIEPAGTRLTAPMPDTVTDAWDFPTDEWADISHDKDVDMAAQLLEEAGVPTDYSWKIIVPPDDKREQIGVSVGNGLQEAGWSNVEVQRLDWGAFLDKYSTGNEDDYNMYTLGWVDEFDPDGYLYYMFHPEVESETNGCYYRNEEVADKLTQARESADREERNRLYTEATTTILEDRAHLPAYNLKNSFGVRDTVEGFRPHTVSGINPRLTGEDTVSLND; encoded by the coding sequence GTGAGCGACACCACAGACGAAACGCTGGACGCGATCACACGGCGGCGAGTCCTCGCGGGCGCCGGGACCGCGAGCGCAGTCGGCCTCGCCGGCTGCACCGGCGGGTCGGGCGGCGACGAGTCCGAGACCGACGCGCCCGAGACGAGCGACGGCGAATCGACGACCGCGGCGACCGGCGGCGGGACGCTGAACTTCGCGCAGTCGAAGTCGCCGCTGGATTTCGACCCGCTGAAGGCCAACGACGTCCCGTCGCTGCAGGTCGTCGAACAGCTCTTCGACAGCCTCTACACGTACGGCGAGGGGACCGAACTGGTTCCGAAGCTTGCCGCCGGCGACCCCGAGGTCAACGACGACGCCACGCAGTACGTCGTCGAACTCCGGGAGGGGATCACGTTCCACAACGGCGAGCCGATCACCGCCGAGGACGTGAAGTACTCCTTCCTCGCACCGGGGCGCGAGGAGACCAACAACGGGTCGGAGTTCACGATGATCGACTCCATCACCGTCGTCGACGAGCGGACGGTCCAGTTCGACCTGAAGTTCGCCTTCGGGCCGTTCCGCCACAAGCTCGCGTGGGCGCCGGTCCCGAAGGCGTACCGCGAGGAGAACAAGGACTCGTTCAACCGCGACCCCGTCGGCTCCGGGCCGTTCACGCTGGAGTCGGCCACCGAGGGCGACGAGGTCGTCATGGAACGGTGGGACGAGTACCACGGGGACGCGCCGAGCCTCGAACGGGCGGTCTTCAGCCCCGTCGAGGAGCCGACGACGCGGGTGACGACGCTGAAGAACGGCGAGTTCGACATCGTCCAGACGGTGCCGCCGAAGCTGTACTCGACCGTCGAGAGCCAGGAGGGCTCCTCCGTCGCCGAGCGTCAGGGGCTGGGCTACTACTACCTCTCGTTCAACTGCAACGAGGGGCCAACCGCCGATCCGAAGGTCCGGGAGGCAATCGACTACGCGGTCTCGATGGACCAGGCCGTCGAGAACTACATCGAGCCGGCGGGCACGCGCCTGACCGCGCCGATGCCCGACACCGTCACCGACGCCTGGGACTTCCCGACCGACGAGTGGGCCGACATCTCCCACGACAAGGACGTCGACATGGCCGCTCAGTTGCTGGAGGAGGCCGGCGTGCCCACGGACTACTCTTGGAAGATCATCGTTCCGCCGGACGACAAGCGCGAACAGATCGGCGTCTCGGTCGGTAACGGGCTCCAAGAGGCCGGTTGGAGCAACGTCGAGGTCCAGCGGCTGGACTGGGGAGCGTTCCTCGACAAGTACTCCACCGGCAACGAGGACGACTACAACATGTACACCCTCGGGTGGGTCGACGAGTTCGACCCCGACGGCTACCTCTACTACATGTTCCACCCCGAGGTGGAAAGCGAGACCAACGGCTGTTACTACCGCAACGAGGAGGTCGCCGACAAGCTGACCCAAGCGCGGGAGTCCGCCGACCGCGAGGAGCGCAATCGGCTCTACACGGAGGCGACGACGACGATCCTCGAGGACCGCGCCCACCTCCCCGCGTACAACCTCAAGAACAGTTTCGGCGTGAGAGACACCGTCGAAGGGTTCCGCCCCCACACCGTCTCCGGGATCAACCCGCGACTGACCGGGGAGGACACCGTCAGCCTGAACGACTGA
- a CDS encoding PspA/IM30 family protein: protein MGILSRTSYVIRSKINSILNRAEDPSETLDYSYEQMRDELQEVKQGIADLTTQKKRLEIQKRRLEENVEKHNEQAREAVEQDRDDLARKALEKKKSKMNQIEDLETQIAELQNTQDQLVDKKDELQGRIEEFKTKKETMKARYEAAEASTRVSEAMSGVGDEMADVGRAIERAEDRTEEMEARSQAMDELQDTGAFDDALSDDDEIDRELQSGRTDREVDAELETLRAELGKESAESDDGGDAAVDADAGGDGEAVAEDVTDEEVEAELEELQQEESDSSK from the coding sequence ATGGGTATCCTCTCGCGCACCTCCTACGTCATCCGCTCGAAGATCAACTCGATCCTCAACCGGGCGGAGGACCCGTCGGAGACGCTCGACTACAGCTACGAACAGATGCGCGACGAACTGCAGGAGGTGAAACAGGGTATCGCCGACCTCACGACTCAAAAGAAGCGCCTGGAGATCCAGAAGCGACGACTGGAGGAGAACGTCGAGAAGCACAACGAGCAGGCGCGAGAAGCCGTCGAACAGGACCGCGACGATCTGGCCCGCAAGGCGCTGGAGAAGAAGAAGTCGAAGATGAACCAGATCGAGGACCTGGAGACGCAGATCGCCGAGCTCCAGAACACGCAGGACCAACTGGTCGACAAGAAAGACGAGCTCCAGGGTCGCATCGAGGAGTTCAAGACGAAAAAGGAGACGATGAAGGCGCGCTACGAGGCCGCGGAGGCGTCGACGCGGGTGTCGGAGGCGATGTCGGGCGTCGGCGACGAGATGGCGGACGTCGGCCGCGCGATCGAGCGCGCCGAGGACCGCACCGAGGAGATGGAGGCGCGCTCGCAGGCGATGGACGAACTGCAGGACACCGGCGCCTTCGACGACGCGCTCTCCGACGATGACGAGATCGACCGGGAGCTCCAGTCCGGGCGCACCGACCGCGAGGTCGACGCCGAACTGGAGACGCTGCGCGCGGAGCTGGGCAAGGAGTCCGCGGAGTCGGACGACGGCGGCGATGCGGCGGTCGACGCCGACGCCGGTGGCGACGGCGAGGCCGTCGCCGAAGACGTGACCGACGAGGAGGTCGAGGCGGAATTGGAGGAACTCCAGCAGGAGGAGTCCGACTCCTCGAAGTAA